The nucleotide window AAGGGCCGGGAAGCTTTCTCCGGGCATTAGCGTCAGTCAGGATCCAGCACCTGAGCCTGATTCAGGAATATCTGTAGTCGCTCCTAAGCCCATGTTCGATACTTCCATGTGGGAGAAGTTCTGATGGCAGGCGCGTCTTTCAAAATGAATCTTTCGTCTCTGGCAGGGCCGGTGGCTTTCGCGGTGGCAGCCGTCAAAAACAGACAGGACATGGCCAAAGCCATTGGCAACATGCTGGTTTCATCGACCATAGAAAGATTCGAAAAGGGAGAAGATCCGGAAGGCAACAAGTGGTCGATATCCCAAAGGGCAAAAGATGAAGGCGGCCAGACCCTGGTTGACAAGGCCATTTTGAAAAACTCGATCACCTTCGAGGCATCACCTGAAATGGTCGTTGTCGGCACAAACGAAGAATACGGCGCGATCCACCAGTACGGAGGCCAGGCAGGCAGAGGCAAAAAAACAAGAATCCCGGAAAGGCCTTACCTGGGTTTCAATGAAGAGGATGCGGAAGAGACCGTGGCGATTATGCACAGATTTTTGTCCAAAGCTTTCGGAGGAGGAAGATGAAGGCAATCGCTGACAGCATAATAAGAAGCACGGCAAGCAGTCTGGGGATAAACCATGTGCTTGATAAGCCCGACAAGTCCGACATCACCATGCCTGTTCCAAGAATAGAACTGACCTGGCTGCCTGAAGAACTGAAGCGGTCTTTCAGGAGAATCTCAAGGCTGAAACAACCCAATGTTCCTGAAGTGACAATACGCAGCCGGGTTTATCAGCGGAGCCTCAGGATCAGGGCCGAAGTTGTAAGCGACAACGAGGATTGGCTCGAATCATTTGTGCCGGGATTTCTTGCGGCTCTGCCAGGCAAGACTGCTGATGGAAATGGCAATCTTGTGACGGTGAGAGCTGTCAAGGCCGAGCGCCAAGGATACGGCACTAAAATGGTCGAGGTGTTCAAGCGTCGCACGGCATCGATCCACATCATTGTCAGCGGCATGGTGTGCGACGATCAGAATATCCCGCTGATAACAGACGTGAATATTGTCAACGGAACAAATATTGGAGGCTGATATGCCAGACGAAAATCCAAATGAAAACAAAACCGAACGCGCAGCGGATACGGGCATCCAGGATGGAGCAAATCAGGCTGCGG belongs to Desulforegula conservatrix Mb1Pa and includes:
- a CDS encoding phage virion morphogenesis protein, whose protein sequence is MAGASFKMNLSSLAGPVAFAVAAVKNRQDMAKAIGNMLVSSTIERFEKGEDPEGNKWSISQRAKDEGGQTLVDKAILKNSITFEASPEMVVVGTNEEYGAIHQYGGQAGRGKKTRIPERPYLGFNEEDAEETVAIMHRFLSKAFGGGR